The following are encoded in a window of Algiphilus aromaticivorans DG1253 genomic DNA:
- a CDS encoding hybrid sensor histidine kinase/response regulator, with amino-acid sequence MTVARQRIVRERRQYNKWANSQTLEDYALRFTAQKARRWSAGRIAQTALGSIAFLACEAIGGTLTLVFGFPNAALAIVLVCALMFFIGLPIAYYAARYGLDIDLLTRGAGFGYMGSTITSLIYASFTFLLLALEASIMSVALQVVFGIPLWLGHLVSALLVIPIAIYGIRFISRMQIATQPVWLLLQIAPLLYLAFYAGPELAAWSAFTGERGDGGVDLLGLASAASILLALLPQIGEQADYLRFLPAPERSGRLRWWSALLLSGPGWVLPGGLKLMAGSFLAYLAVSHGVPVAQAHEPTEMFLVAFERMLGHPGLALLLTGVFVVVCQLKINVTNGYAGSIAWSNFFSRLTHAHPGRVVWLVFNVVLALLLMLVGLLTVIENILVLYANLAVAWIGALAADLVINKPLGYSPRGIEFKRAHLYDINPVGVGALALSIVFSTLALTGVFGPLARALSPFIGLGVAFVAAPLIAIATKGRYYIAREPEAMDSRDGEIRCVICENRFETPDVALCPAYAGPICSLCCTLETRCNDLCKTDSRFNEQVTAALRRLLPERAARSVHSSTGHFLGILLLFVFATGCLLSMIYMQYAAVVPAAQQTIGTTLWIVFFSLLVPFGIAAWLMVLAHESRRAAETETERQTGMLMEEIAAHERTDAALQKAKEAAEAANEAKSRYVVGISHEIRSPLNAIFGYAQLLERDAAVGGGNAVKVIRRSAEHLSNLVEGLLDISRIESGLLRLSRDTVPLIELLDQIVAMFRVQAEDKGLVFHYERPETLPEYVHTDQKRLRQILINLLSNAIKYTESGEVGLRLHYPSSQIAEFRIRDSGVGIRESDLDTIFEPFERGSMPASGGLPGAGLGLAITKVLVQIMGGEIRVKSRPGEGSSFSVRLLLPAATEANPERIAHRRVVGYAGPRRRILLVDDNVAHRDLLREMLVPLDFLVEEAADGASGLRLATAQPPDLVVLDIAMPGMNGWEVARALRAQPAPPRILMVSANANDGSNGGASGSVHDGFVMKPVDIDFLLERIAELLGLEWRYEAQALPQPTAAPAPETECAPRPYLDALEQLGRIGYVRGIETKLREMEEAEPGSVRLAARLRGLIGNYDLKGFLRVVAEAKRRD; translated from the coding sequence ATGACCGTCGCCCGACAGCGCATCGTCCGCGAGCGCCGGCAGTACAACAAGTGGGCCAACAGCCAGACGCTGGAGGACTACGCGCTGCGCTTCACCGCGCAGAAGGCGCGGCGCTGGTCGGCGGGACGCATCGCGCAGACGGCGCTGGGCTCCATCGCCTTTCTCGCCTGCGAGGCCATCGGCGGCACGCTGACGCTGGTCTTCGGCTTTCCGAACGCCGCACTGGCCATCGTGCTGGTCTGCGCGCTGATGTTCTTCATCGGGCTACCCATCGCCTATTACGCCGCGCGCTACGGGCTGGATATCGACCTGCTCACGCGCGGCGCCGGCTTCGGCTACATGGGCTCAACGATCACCTCGCTGATCTACGCCTCCTTCACCTTCCTGCTGCTGGCGCTGGAGGCCAGCATCATGTCGGTGGCGCTGCAGGTGGTCTTCGGCATCCCGCTGTGGCTGGGGCATCTGGTGAGCGCGCTGCTGGTCATCCCCATCGCCATCTACGGCATCCGCTTCATCAGCCGCATGCAGATCGCCACGCAGCCGGTCTGGCTGCTGCTGCAGATCGCGCCGCTGCTCTATCTCGCCTTCTACGCCGGTCCCGAACTGGCCGCCTGGAGCGCGTTCACCGGCGAGCGCGGCGATGGCGGTGTCGACCTGCTCGGACTGGCCTCGGCCGCCTCGATCCTGCTGGCGCTGCTGCCGCAGATCGGCGAGCAGGCCGACTACCTGCGCTTCCTGCCGGCGCCCGAGCGCAGCGGCAGGCTGCGCTGGTGGAGCGCGCTGCTGCTGTCCGGCCCCGGCTGGGTGCTTCCGGGCGGGCTGAAGCTGATGGCGGGCTCCTTCCTCGCCTACCTCGCGGTGTCGCACGGTGTGCCGGTCGCGCAGGCGCACGAGCCCACCGAGATGTTCCTGGTGGCCTTCGAGCGCATGCTCGGTCACCCGGGCCTGGCGCTGCTGCTCACCGGCGTCTTCGTCGTGGTCTGCCAGCTCAAGATCAATGTCACCAACGGCTACGCCGGTTCCATCGCCTGGTCGAACTTCTTCTCGCGGCTGACGCACGCGCACCCCGGCCGCGTCGTGTGGCTGGTCTTCAACGTAGTGCTGGCGCTGCTGCTGATGCTGGTCGGGCTGCTGACCGTCATCGAGAATATCCTGGTGCTCTACGCCAATCTGGCGGTCGCCTGGATCGGCGCGCTGGCCGCCGATCTGGTGATCAACAAGCCGCTCGGCTACAGCCCCAGGGGCATCGAGTTCAAGCGCGCGCATCTCTACGACATCAATCCGGTGGGCGTGGGCGCGCTGGCGCTGTCCATCGTGTTCTCGACGCTGGCCCTGACCGGCGTCTTCGGGCCCCTGGCCAGGGCGCTTTCTCCCTTCATCGGCCTGGGCGTGGCCTTCGTCGCGGCGCCGCTGATCGCCATCGCCACGAAAGGGCGCTACTACATCGCGCGCGAGCCGGAAGCCATGGACAGCCGGGACGGCGAGATCCGCTGCGTCATCTGCGAGAACCGTTTCGAGACGCCGGATGTGGCGCTCTGCCCGGCCTACGCCGGGCCGATCTGCTCGCTGTGCTGCACGCTGGAAACGCGCTGCAACGACCTCTGCAAGACCGACAGCCGCTTCAACGAGCAGGTCACGGCCGCGCTGCGGCGGCTGCTGCCGGAGCGCGCCGCGCGCTCGGTGCACAGCAGCACCGGGCATTTCCTCGGCATTCTGCTGCTCTTCGTCTTTGCCACCGGCTGCCTGCTGTCGATGATCTACATGCAGTACGCGGCCGTGGTGCCGGCGGCGCAGCAGACCATCGGCACGACGCTGTGGATCGTCTTCTTCAGCCTGCTCGTGCCCTTCGGCATCGCCGCCTGGCTGATGGTGCTCGCCCACGAGAGCCGCCGCGCCGCAGAGACCGAGACCGAGCGGCAGACTGGCATGCTCATGGAGGAGATCGCTGCTCACGAGCGCACCGATGCCGCGCTGCAGAAAGCCAAGGAAGCCGCCGAAGCCGCCAACGAAGCCAAGAGCCGATATGTCGTCGGAATCAGCCACGAGATTCGCTCGCCGCTGAACGCCATCTTCGGCTATGCCCAGCTGCTGGAGCGCGACGCGGCGGTCGGCGGCGGCAACGCCGTGAAGGTGATCCGGCGCAGCGCCGAGCATCTGTCGAACCTCGTCGAGGGGCTGCTCGATATCTCGCGCATCGAGAGCGGCCTGCTGCGCCTGAGCCGCGACACGGTGCCGCTGATCGAGCTGCTGGATCAGATCGTCGCGATGTTCCGCGTGCAGGCCGAGGACAAGGGCCTCGTCTTTCACTACGAGCGTCCCGAGACACTCCCCGAGTACGTGCATACCGACCAGAAGCGGCTGCGGCAGATCCTCATCAATCTGCTCTCCAACGCCATCAAGTACACCGAGTCCGGTGAGGTCGGCCTGCGCCTGCACTACCCGAGCAGCCAGATCGCCGAGTTCCGCATTCGCGACTCCGGCGTCGGCATCCGCGAGTCGGATCTCGACACCATCTTCGAGCCCTTCGAGCGCGGCAGCATGCCGGCTTCGGGCGGGTTGCCCGGCGCCGGGCTGGGCCTGGCCATCACCAAGGTGCTGGTGCAGATCATGGGCGGCGAGATCCGGGTCAAGAGCCGGCCGGGGGAGGGCAGCAGCTTCAGCGTGCGCCTGTTGCTGCCAGCAGCCACCGAAGCCAATCCGGAGCGCATCGCCCACCGGCGCGTCGTCGGCTACGCCGGTCCGCGCCGACGCATCCTGCTGGTCGACGACAACGTTGCCCACCGCGATCTGCTGCGCGAGATGCTGGTACCGCTCGATTTCCTTGTCGAGGAGGCAGCCGACGGTGCCAGCGGGCTTCGGCTGGCCACCGCGCAACCACCCGATCTCGTCGTGCTCGACATCGCCATGCCCGGCATGAACGGCTGGGAGGTCGCCCGCGCGCTGCGTGCGCAGCCGGCGCCGCCACGCATCCTGATGGTTTCGGCCAACGCCAACGACGGCAGCAACGGCGGTGCATCAGGCAGCGTGCACGACGGCTTCGTCATGAAGCCGGTGGATATCGACTTCCTGCTCGAGCGCATCGCCGAGCTTCTGGGCCTGGAGTGGCGCTATGAGGCGCAGGCGCTGCCGCAGCCGACCGCCGCGCCCGCCCCCGAGACCGAATGCGCGCCGCGCCCCTATCTCGACGCGCTGGAGCAACTCGGCCGCATCGGCTATGTACGCGGCATCGAAACCAAGCTGCGCGAGATGGAAGAGGCCGAGCCGGGCAGCGTCCGGCTGGCCGCCCGGCTGCGCGGCCTCATCGGCAACTACGACCTGAAGGGTTTCCTCCGGGTCGTGGCGGAGGCGAAACGCCGTGACTGA
- a CDS encoding response regulator transcription factor has protein sequence MTERARRRDIVLVVDDAPDTLRFLTDTLEGAGVTVLIATDGESCLALVDEVTPHLILMDAMMPGLDGFQTCRRLKQEKGLQHVPVIFMTGLSDTEHVLEGLQAGGVDYVAKPIVVEELLARIRVHLANARVTSGSQMALDATGRFLLAIDGKGMPLWCTPRAEQLLAEVFGGEAPEASLLPPEVSDRLRRICTDEPAMQSAFFFNVGERRLELTFISATGPDEFLFRLDDRSPGREEALLQEQLGLTRREADVLLWISRGKANRDISAILDISPRTVNKHLEQIFEKLGVDNRASAAARAVRALS, from the coding sequence GTGACTGAGCGGGCGCGCCGTCGCGACATCGTGCTGGTGGTGGACGACGCCCCGGACACCTTGCGTTTTCTTACCGACACGCTGGAGGGTGCCGGCGTGACGGTACTGATCGCCACCGACGGCGAGAGCTGCCTGGCGCTGGTCGACGAAGTGACGCCCCACCTGATCCTGATGGACGCGATGATGCCGGGCCTCGACGGCTTTCAAACCTGCCGACGACTCAAGCAGGAGAAGGGGCTGCAGCACGTGCCGGTGATCTTCATGACCGGCCTCAGCGACACCGAACATGTTCTGGAGGGCCTGCAGGCCGGCGGCGTGGACTACGTCGCCAAGCCCATCGTCGTCGAGGAACTGCTCGCACGCATCCGCGTCCACCTGGCCAACGCGCGGGTGACCAGCGGCAGTCAGATGGCGCTGGACGCAACCGGCCGCTTCCTGCTCGCCATCGACGGAAAAGGAATGCCGCTTTGGTGCACGCCGCGCGCCGAGCAGCTGCTCGCCGAAGTCTTCGGCGGCGAGGCCCCCGAAGCGTCGCTGCTGCCCCCCGAGGTCAGCGATCGGCTGCGTCGCATATGTACCGACGAGCCGGCCATGCAGAGCGCCTTCTTCTTCAACGTCGGCGAGCGGCGCCTGGAGCTGACCTTCATCAGCGCCACCGGCCCCGACGAGTTTCTGTTCCGCCTCGACGACCGCAGCCCGGGCCGTGAGGAGGCACTGCTGCAGGAACAGCTGGGTCTGACCCGGCGCGAGGCCGATGTTCTGCTGTGGATCAGCCGCGGCAAGGCCAACCGCGATATCAGCGCCATCCTCGACATCAGCCCGCGCACGGTGAACAAGCACCTGGAGCAGATCTTCGAGAAGCTGGGCGTGGATAACCGCGCCTCGGCCGCCGCGCGCGCCGTGCGGGCGCTTTCCTGA
- the urtA gene encoding urea ABC transporter substrate-binding protein has protein sequence MTHIKPLRLLGAALTALGLTMGSAHADDDTIKVGVLHSLSGTMAISETTLKDTVLMLIEQQNAKGGLLGKKLEPVVVDPASDWPLFAEKARELLEQEKVDVIFGCWTSVSRKSVLPVVEELNGLLFYPVQYEGEESSRNVIYTGAAPNQQAIPAVNYLMNDVGVERWVLAGTDYVYPRTTNKILEQYLKDKGVADADIMINYTPFGHSDWQSIVSEIKAFGSTGKMTAVVSTINGDANVPFYKELGNQQIAAEDIPVVAFSVGEEELSGIDTGPLIGHLSAWNYFQSVDTDANEAFIENWRAFTGDPKRVTNDPMEAHYIGFNLWAKAVEAAETTEVDAVLEALPGQSVPNLTGGTAELLPNHHITKPVYIGEIEDDGQYAVVWETEEEVPGDAWSDYLPESAKIKADWVELKCGNYDTETGECSGTEY, from the coding sequence ATGACCCACATCAAACCCCTGCGCCTGCTCGGCGCAGCCCTTACCGCTCTCGGCCTGACCATGGGCAGCGCCCACGCCGACGACGACACCATCAAGGTCGGCGTGCTGCATTCGCTGTCCGGCACCATGGCCATCAGCGAGACCACGCTGAAGGACACCGTCCTCATGCTCATCGAGCAGCAGAACGCCAAGGGCGGCCTGCTCGGCAAGAAACTGGAGCCGGTAGTGGTCGACCCGGCCTCCGACTGGCCGCTCTTCGCCGAGAAGGCGCGCGAGCTGCTGGAGCAGGAGAAGGTGGACGTCATCTTCGGCTGCTGGACTTCGGTGTCACGCAAATCGGTGCTGCCGGTGGTCGAGGAGCTCAACGGGCTGCTCTTCTATCCGGTGCAGTACGAGGGCGAGGAGTCCTCGCGCAACGTCATCTACACCGGTGCGGCGCCCAACCAGCAGGCCATCCCGGCGGTGAACTACCTGATGAACGACGTCGGCGTCGAGCGCTGGGTGCTGGCCGGCACGGACTACGTCTACCCGCGCACGACCAACAAGATCCTCGAGCAATACCTCAAGGACAAGGGCGTGGCCGACGCCGACATCATGATCAACTACACGCCCTTCGGTCACTCCGACTGGCAGAGCATCGTCTCCGAGATCAAGGCCTTCGGCTCCACCGGCAAGATGACGGCGGTGGTGTCCACCATCAACGGCGATGCCAACGTGCCCTTCTACAAGGAACTGGGCAACCAGCAGATCGCTGCCGAGGACATCCCCGTGGTCGCCTTCTCGGTCGGTGAAGAGGAGCTGTCCGGCATCGACACCGGCCCGCTGATCGGCCATCTCTCGGCCTGGAACTACTTCCAGAGCGTCGACACCGACGCCAATGAAGCCTTCATCGAGAACTGGCGCGCATTCACCGGCGACCCGAAGCGGGTAACCAACGACCCGATGGAAGCGCACTACATCGGCTTCAACCTGTGGGCGAAGGCGGTCGAGGCGGCTGAGACCACCGAGGTCGACGCCGTGCTCGAAGCCCTGCCCGGCCAGAGCGTGCCCAATCTCACCGGTGGCACGGCCGAGCTGCTGCCAAACCACCACATCACCAAGCCCGTCTACATCGGCGAGATCGAGGACGACGGCCAGTACGCGGTGGTGTGGGAAACCGAGGAAGAAGTCCCCGGCGACGCCTGGTCCGACTATCTCCCGGAGAGCGCGAAGATCAAGGCCGACTGGGTCGAGCTCAAGTGCGGCAACTACGACACCGAGACCGGCGAGTGCTCGGGCACCGAGTACTGA
- the urtB gene encoding urea ABC transporter permease subunit UrtB, which produces MTEARFMTATGPLARLLVLLSLLMATATALAAEGETMPEMSDATFGEAEARFAERVEALADANFREKREIVDALAAEAHPRARALLTAFGDKRLFYREADGRVFIALEEGDGSLRLQDAITHEEIGEVADDGFDDVRTNTALRKQIRGALARLDLNAADPATRMAAVAELSGELDDANVAALRKRRALEEDPEILKRVEVAVALADLASEDPARRMEALQTISGEQSRVAYNRIKLLLRDDLDGNPVEPDPRIREAAASYVARIDSLRAFYDGLETIFFGLSLGSVLVLAAIGLAITFGVMGVINMAHGELIMLGAYTTYVVQLLLPNHIGLALVLAIPAAFVVSGLVGIAIERGIVQFLYGRPLETLLATFGLSLVLQQTVRSIFSPLNRSVTAPEWMSGLIHFNDFFSLTANRLYIVGFTLVVFALLMLVMQRTSLGLKVRAVAQNRQMARAMGIRTQRVDALTFGLGAGIAGIAGVALSQLTNVGPNLGQSYIIDSFMVVVFGGVGNLWGTLVGGMTLGVLNKFLEPWSGAVLAKILVLVFLILFIQRRPRGLFPQKGRSAEGQ; this is translated from the coding sequence ATGACCGAGGCCCGATTCATGACCGCTACTGGCCCCCTGGCCCGTCTGCTCGTGCTGCTGTCCCTGCTGATGGCGACGGCGACCGCGCTGGCCGCCGAAGGCGAGACCATGCCGGAGATGTCCGACGCGACCTTCGGCGAGGCCGAGGCGCGCTTTGCCGAGCGGGTCGAGGCGTTGGCCGACGCCAACTTCCGGGAGAAGCGCGAGATCGTCGACGCGCTGGCGGCGGAGGCGCATCCCCGAGCGCGGGCGCTGCTCACCGCCTTCGGCGACAAGCGACTCTTCTACCGCGAGGCCGACGGCCGCGTCTTCATTGCTCTTGAGGAGGGTGACGGCAGCCTGCGGCTGCAGGACGCGATCACCCACGAGGAGATCGGCGAAGTCGCCGACGACGGCTTCGATGATGTGCGCACCAACACGGCGCTGCGCAAGCAGATCCGCGGCGCGCTGGCGCGCCTGGATCTGAACGCCGCGGACCCGGCCACACGCATGGCAGCCGTCGCCGAGCTCAGCGGCGAACTCGACGACGCCAACGTTGCAGCACTGCGCAAGCGGCGCGCACTTGAGGAGGATCCGGAGATCCTGAAGCGCGTGGAGGTGGCCGTGGCACTGGCCGACCTCGCCTCCGAGGACCCCGCGCGACGGATGGAAGCCCTGCAGACGATCAGTGGCGAGCAGAGCCGCGTCGCCTACAACCGCATCAAGCTGCTGTTGCGCGACGACCTCGACGGCAACCCGGTGGAACCGGACCCGCGCATCCGCGAGGCCGCGGCGAGCTATGTCGCGCGCATCGATTCGCTGCGCGCCTTCTACGACGGGCTGGAGACCATTTTCTTCGGCCTGAGCCTGGGATCGGTGCTGGTGCTGGCGGCAATCGGACTGGCCATCACCTTCGGCGTCATGGGCGTGATCAACATGGCGCACGGCGAGCTGATCATGCTCGGCGCCTACACCACCTATGTCGTGCAGCTGCTGCTGCCCAACCACATCGGCCTGGCGCTGGTGCTCGCCATCCCGGCCGCCTTCGTCGTCTCGGGCCTGGTGGGCATCGCCATCGAGCGCGGCATCGTGCAGTTTCTCTACGGGCGGCCGCTGGAAACGCTGCTGGCCACCTTCGGCCTGAGCCTGGTGCTGCAGCAAACGGTGCGCTCGATCTTCTCGCCGTTGAACCGCTCCGTCACGGCACCGGAGTGGATGAGCGGGCTGATCCACTTCAACGATTTCTTCTCGCTGACGGCCAACCGGCTCTACATCGTCGGCTTCACCCTCGTCGTCTTTGCGCTGCTGATGCTGGTCATGCAGCGCACCTCGCTCGGTCTGAAGGTGCGGGCGGTGGCGCAGAACCGGCAGATGGCGCGCGCCATGGGCATCCGTACCCAGCGCGTCGACGCGCTGACCTTCGGGCTGGGCGCCGGCATCGCCGGCATCGCCGGCGTGGCGCTGTCGCAGCTGACCAATGTCGGTCCCAACCTGGGGCAGAGCTACATCATCGACTCCTTCATGGTCGTGGTCTTCGGCGGGGTCGGCAATCTCTGGGGCACGCTCGTGGGCGGGATGACGCTGGGCGTGCTCAACAAATTCCTCGAGCCATGGAGCGGCGCCGTGCTGGCCAAGATCCTGGTGCTGGTCTTCCTCATCCTCTTCATCCAGCGGCGCCCGCGCGGTCTCTTCCCGCAGAAGGGCCGCTCGGCGGAGGGCCAGTGA
- the urtC gene encoding urea ABC transporter permease subunit UrtC, which translates to MRAGKGPLLGRLLGDRGTWIFLALLAALTLIVPVCNLALSPEHPLYVSGYLVALLGKYLTYALLAVAIDLIWGYCGILSLGHTAFFALGGYAMGMYLMRQIGDRGVYGHPTLPDFMVFLDWEKLPWYWYGFDQFWFAALMVLLAPGALALVFGWLAFRSRVTGVYFAIITQALTYALMLAFFRNEMGFGGNNGLTDFKELLGFDLQARGTRAGLFVASAVALGIGFVIGRFIVTSRAGRVLEAIRDAENRTRFTGYRVELYKVWIFTVSAMMAGVAGALYVPQVGIINPGEFSPIASIEAVVWVAVGGRGTLYGAALGAGLVNFAKTWFTASFPEVWLYALGTLFVVVTLFLPKGVIGLLGYLRRRRP; encoded by the coding sequence ATGCGTGCCGGCAAGGGCCCCCTTCTCGGCCGCCTGCTCGGCGACCGCGGCACCTGGATCTTCCTGGCGCTGCTCGCCGCACTGACCCTGATCGTGCCCGTGTGCAATCTGGCGCTGTCGCCGGAGCATCCGCTGTACGTATCGGGCTATCTGGTGGCGCTGCTGGGCAAGTATCTGACCTACGCGCTGCTGGCCGTGGCCATCGATCTGATCTGGGGCTACTGCGGCATTCTCAGCCTCGGGCACACGGCCTTCTTCGCGCTCGGCGGCTACGCCATGGGCATGTACCTGATGCGCCAGATCGGCGACCGTGGCGTCTACGGCCACCCCACGCTGCCCGACTTCATGGTCTTCCTCGACTGGGAGAAGCTGCCCTGGTACTGGTACGGCTTCGACCAGTTCTGGTTCGCCGCCCTGATGGTGCTGCTGGCGCCGGGCGCGCTGGCGCTGGTCTTCGGCTGGCTGGCCTTCCGCTCCCGCGTTACGGGCGTCTACTTCGCGATCATCACGCAGGCGCTGACCTACGCGCTGATGCTGGCCTTCTTCCGCAACGAGATGGGCTTCGGCGGCAACAACGGCCTGACCGACTTCAAGGAACTGCTCGGCTTCGACCTGCAGGCGCGCGGCACGCGCGCCGGCCTCTTCGTGGCCTCCGCCGTGGCGCTGGGCATCGGCTTCGTCATCGGCCGCTTCATCGTCACTTCGCGCGCCGGCCGCGTGCTGGAGGCAATCCGCGACGCCGAGAACCGCACGCGCTTCACCGGCTATCGCGTGGAGCTGTACAAGGTCTGGATCTTCACCGTCTCGGCGATGATGGCCGGTGTCGCGGGCGCCCTCTACGTGCCGCAGGTGGGCATCATCAATCCGGGCGAGTTCTCGCCCATCGCCTCCATCGAGGCGGTCGTCTGGGTGGCGGTGGGCGGCCGCGGCACACTCTACGGCGCCGCGCTCGGCGCCGGTCTGGTCAATTTCGCCAAGACCTGGTTCACGGCGAGCTTCCCGGAAGTCTGGCTCTACGCGCTGGGCACCCTCTTCGTCGTCGTCACCCTCTTCCTGCCGAAAGGCGTCATCGGCCTGCTCGGCTATCTGCGCCGGAGGCGCCCATGA
- the urtD gene encoding urea ABC transporter ATP-binding protein UrtD translates to MKLPAPLDAFADRSRVFDFVQRPAAARADLRHGTVLYVEDVTVSFDGFKALNALTLYVNAGELRCIIGPNGAGKTTMMDVITGKTRPDAGSAWFGQNMNLLAMDEPQIAQAGIGRKFQKPTVFESHSVFENLELAMAGPRGVWRVLFAQLSGEQRDHIDETLALIGLTAEGATVAGALSHGQKQWLEIGMLLMQEPELLLVDEPVAGMTPQEVERTAELLLQLAGKRSVVVVEHDMAFVRSIASTVTVLHEGSVLAEGPMAEVQNDPRVIEVYLGE, encoded by the coding sequence ATGAAGCTGCCCGCTCCCCTCGACGCCTTTGCGGATCGCTCGCGCGTCTTCGACTTCGTGCAACGGCCGGCGGCGGCGCGCGCCGACCTGCGTCACGGCACGGTGCTCTACGTCGAGGACGTCACCGTGAGCTTCGACGGCTTCAAGGCTCTCAATGCGCTGACGCTCTACGTGAACGCCGGCGAGCTGCGCTGCATCATCGGCCCCAACGGCGCCGGCAAGACCACGATGATGGATGTCATCACCGGCAAGACCCGGCCTGACGCCGGCAGCGCCTGGTTCGGGCAGAACATGAATCTGCTGGCCATGGACGAGCCGCAGATCGCGCAGGCCGGTATCGGCCGCAAATTCCAGAAGCCCACCGTCTTCGAGAGCCACAGCGTCTTCGAAAACCTGGAGCTGGCCATGGCCGGGCCGCGCGGCGTCTGGCGCGTGCTCTTCGCACAGCTCAGCGGCGAGCAGCGCGATCACATCGACGAAACGCTGGCGCTGATCGGGCTGACTGCCGAAGGCGCCACCGTCGCCGGCGCCCTCTCGCACGGCCAGAAGCAGTGGCTGGAGATCGGCATGCTGCTGATGCAGGAGCCGGAGCTGCTGCTGGTGGACGAGCCCGTAGCCGGCATGACCCCGCAGGAGGTCGAACGCACGGCCGAGCTGCTGCTGCAGCTGGCGGGCAAGCGCTCGGTGGTCGTCGTCGAGCACGACATGGCCTTCGTGCGCTCCATCGCGAGCACCGTAACCGTGCTGCACGAGGGCAGCGTGCTCGCCGAAGGCCCGATGGCGGAGGTCCAGAACGACCCACGCGTGATCGAGGTGTATCTCGGTGAATAG
- the urtE gene encoding urea ABC transporter ATP-binding subunit UrtE, with translation MNSKDSLSIRGLNQFYGGSHTLWDVDMTVPEGAITCLMGRNGMGKTTLLKCVMGLLAARGEIRFGDTELTKLAADRRAGIGIGYVPQGREIFPQLTVAENLQLGVYVRRDRSTQALERVYELFPVLKQMRGRRGGDLSGGQQQQLAIGRTLVFEPRLLILDEPCEGIQPNIVAEIGDTLLKLNRDEGLTVLLVEQKLPFARRVADAFRILEKGRLVAEGAIDALSDELVSKHLSV, from the coding sequence GTGAATAGCAAGGACAGCCTGAGCATCCGAGGCTTGAACCAGTTCTACGGCGGCAGCCACACGCTGTGGGACGTCGACATGACCGTGCCCGAGGGCGCCATCACCTGTCTGATGGGTCGCAACGGCATGGGCAAGACGACGCTGCTGAAATGCGTCATGGGCCTGCTCGCCGCACGCGGCGAGATTCGCTTCGGCGATACCGAGCTGACGAAGCTCGCCGCCGACCGGCGTGCCGGCATCGGCATCGGCTATGTGCCGCAGGGCCGGGAAATCTTCCCGCAGCTCACGGTGGCCGAGAACCTGCAGCTGGGCGTCTATGTGCGCCGCGACCGATCCACGCAGGCGCTGGAGCGCGTCTACGAGCTCTTCCCGGTACTCAAGCAGATGCGCGGCCGGCGCGGCGGTGATCTTTCCGGCGGTCAGCAGCAGCAGCTCGCCATCGGTCGCACGCTGGTCTTCGAGCCGCGCCTGCTCATCCTCGACGAGCCCTGCGAGGGCATTCAGCCGAACATCGTCGCCGAGATCGGCGACACGCTGCTCAAGCTGAACCGCGACGAGGGTCTGACCGTGCTGCTGGTCGAGCAGAAGCTGCCCTTCGCCCGCCGGGTCGCGGATGCCTTCCGCATTCTCGAAAAGGGGCGCCTGGTCGCGGAGGGCGCCATCGACGCGCTGTCCGACGAGCTGGTCAGCAAGCATTTGAGCGTCTAG
- a CDS encoding GNAT family N-acetyltransferase, whose protein sequence is MSAQIAPVDARRERFSVSLAANAAAVAESQRLRYRVFAEEMGAQIDDGGSGLDRDRYDDHCRHLLVRDTTTDAVVASTRLLDDHQAADAGGFYSSGEFELGMIHALPGRVLELGRTCVDADYRNGATIAALWQGVAALITGEGYDYLFGCASIGLDDGGARAHAMLTTIRERHMASPHQRVRPYRPLPRADVDAESLAATSVRMPPLLKAYLSLGARACGEPYWDPDFQCADVFMLLDVRELNPRYARHFLKTDKPGSRRLAA, encoded by the coding sequence ATGTCCGCACAGATCGCACCAGTCGATGCCCGCCGGGAACGCTTCTCGGTCTCCCTCGCCGCCAACGCCGCCGCCGTGGCCGAATCGCAGCGGCTGCGTTATCGCGTCTTCGCCGAGGAAATGGGCGCGCAGATCGACGACGGCGGCAGCGGCTTGGACCGCGACCGCTACGACGACCACTGCCGGCATCTGCTCGTGCGCGACACGACGACCGATGCCGTCGTCGCCAGCACGCGGCTGCTCGACGATCACCAGGCCGCGGATGCCGGCGGCTTCTATTCCTCGGGCGAGTTCGAGCTGGGCATGATCCACGCACTGCCGGGACGCGTGCTCGAGCTTGGCCGTACCTGCGTAGACGCCGATTACCGCAACGGCGCCACCATCGCTGCGCTGTGGCAGGGCGTGGCCGCGCTGATCACCGGCGAGGGCTATGACTACCTCTTCGGCTGCGCCAGCATCGGGCTGGACGACGGCGGCGCTCGCGCGCACGCCATGCTGACCACCATCCGCGAGCGCCACATGGCGTCACCGCATCAGCGCGTGCGGCCCTACCGCCCGCTGCCGCGCGCCGATGTCGACGCGGAGTCCCTGGCCGCTACATCCGTGCGCATGCCACCCCTGCTCAAGGCCTATCTCAGCCTGGGCGCGCGCGCCTGCGGCGAGCCCTACTGGGATCCGGACTTCCAGTGCGCGGATGTCTTCATGCTGCTCGACGTACGCGAGCTGAACCCGCGCTACGCGCGCCACTTCCTGAAGACGGACAAGCCCGGCAGCCGGCGCCTGGCCGCCTGA